From Anopheles coluzzii chromosome 3, AcolN3, whole genome shotgun sequence, the proteins below share one genomic window:
- the LOC120959363 gene encoding histidine-rich protein PFHRP-II-like has product MKCIIAVATVLLLAVGAAQADYAAKGYAKHGGHHVPCGSNLLFSCAPNVAHVPCVPAHGHDHHAPAPAYHAPAHHAPAHHAPAPAYHAPAHHAPAPAYHAPAPAYHAPAHKY; this is encoded by the coding sequence ATGAAGTGCATCATTGCTGTCGctaccgtgctgctgctggccgtcGGAGCCGCACAGGCTGACTACGCCGCCAAGGGATACGCCAAACACGGCGGACATCACGTGCCGTGCGGATCGAACCTGCTGTTCAGCTGCGCTCCCAACGTTGCGCACGTGCCCTGCGTCCCTGCCCACGGACACGACCATCATGCTCCGGCGCCGGCCTACCACGCACCCGCTCACCACGCGCCCGCCCACCATGCCCCGGCCCCGGCTTACCACGCTCCGGCCCATCACGCTCCGGCCCCGGCTTACCACGCACCGGCACCGGCCTACCACGCACCGGCCCACAAGTACTGA
- the LOC120958114 gene encoding uncharacterized protein LOC120958114, giving the protein MKFLVAIAVCALVGVCAADSYGKPAYPAAPVAHTYAAHAPHVKCGANLLVGCAPNVAHVPCHPAHGGHQEYHHAPAPAYHHAPAPAYHAPAPAYHAPAKKEYHHAPAPAYHHAPAYEAKKEYAAPAYEAPKKEYGHHAAPPMHHGYEAKKPAYGGYGKRSSDFEAEMEE; this is encoded by the coding sequence ATGAAGTTCCTCGTTGCGATCGCAGTCTGCGCCCTGGTCGGTGTCTGTGCCGCCGACAGCTACGGCAAGCCGGCCTACCCGGCCGCCCCGGTAGCCCACACGTACGCTGCCCACGCCCCGCACGTCAAGTGCGGCGCTAACCTGCTGGTCGGCTGTGCCCCCAACGTTGCCCACGTGCCGTGCCACCCTGCCCACGGTGGCCACCAGGAGTACCATCATGCGCCGGCCCCGGCCTACCATCACGCACCGGCCCCAGCGTACCATGCGCCTGCCCCGGCCTACCACGCCCCGGCCAAGAAGGAGTACCATCACGCCCCGGCCCCGGCCTACCACCATGCGCCCGCTTACGAGGCGAAGAAGGAGTACGCCGCCCCGGCCTACGAGGCACCGAAGAAGGAGTACGGCCACCATGCTGCCCCTCCCATGCACCACGGATACGAGGCCAAGAAGCCGGCGTACGGCGGATACGGCAAGCGCTCCAGCGACTTCGAGGCTGAGATGGAGGAATAA